Proteins co-encoded in one Bradyrhizobium sp. 170 genomic window:
- a CDS encoding SDR family oxidoreductase, which translates to MKNTPFDLTGKVAIITGSSRGIGRSSAELLAKLGAKVVISSRKADACHEVAEGIKNAGGDAHVIPCNISRREEVEALVAGTTKHYGKVDILVCNAAVNPYYGPLLDIKDEAFDKIMGSNVKSNIWLCALAIPQMAERGNGSVVIISSIGGMRGSTVIGAYGISKAADFALCRSLAGEWGPKGVRVNCVAPGLVKTDFAKALWEDPEMLKRRTAGTPLRRIGEPDEIAGAVAYLASDASTFMTGQTIVVDGGVTTAAT; encoded by the coding sequence ATGAAAAACACCCCGTTCGATCTCACCGGAAAGGTCGCCATCATCACCGGCTCCAGCCGCGGCATCGGCCGTTCCTCCGCCGAGCTGCTCGCCAAGCTCGGCGCAAAAGTCGTGATCTCCAGCCGCAAGGCGGACGCCTGCCACGAAGTCGCCGAAGGCATCAAGAACGCCGGCGGCGACGCCCATGTCATTCCCTGCAACATCTCGCGCCGCGAGGAAGTCGAGGCGCTGGTTGCGGGCACCACGAAGCATTACGGCAAGGTCGACATCCTCGTCTGCAACGCCGCGGTGAATCCCTATTACGGCCCGCTGCTCGACATCAAGGACGAGGCCTTCGACAAGATCATGGGCAGTAACGTCAAGAGCAACATCTGGCTCTGCGCGCTGGCGATCCCGCAAATGGCTGAACGCGGCAACGGCTCGGTGGTGATCATCTCCTCGATCGGCGGCATGCGCGGTTCTACCGTGATCGGCGCCTACGGCATTTCGAAAGCCGCTGATTTTGCGCTGTGCCGCAGCCTCGCCGGCGAATGGGGCCCGAAAGGCGTCCGCGTCAATTGCGTGGCACCGGGCTTGGTCAAGACCGATTTCGCCAAGGCGCTCTGGGAAGATCCGGAAATGCTCAAGCGCCGCACCGCCGGCACGCCGCTGCGGCGGATCGGCGAACCCGACGAAATCGCCGGCGCGGTGGCGTATCTGGCTTCCGACGCCTCCACCTTCATGACCGGCCAGACCATCGTGGTCGACGGCGGCGTGACGACGGCGGCGACGTGA
- the pimC gene encoding pimeloyl-CoA dehydrogenase large subunit gives MDLAFSKEEIAFREEVRAFFRDNVPPETRRKMVEGRHLSKDEMVAWWRILNKKGWGCSHWPKEYGGTGWTSVQHYIFNEELQMHPAPAPLAFGVSMVGPVIYTFGNETQKKQYLPRIANVDDWWCQGFSEPGSGSDLASLKTKAERKGDKYIINGQKTWTTLAQHADMIFCLCRTDTNAKKQMGISFIVFDMKSKGVTVRPIETIDGGREVNEVFFDDVEVPVENLIGEENKGWDYAKFLLGNERTGIARVGVSKERLRRIKDLASKVEQNGKPVIEDQGFREKLAACEIELKALELTQLRVVADEGKHGKGKPNPASSVLKIKGSEIQQTTTELLMEVIGPFAAPYDVHGDDGSNETMDWTAQIAPSYFNNRKVSIYGGSNEIQRNIITKAVLGL, from the coding sequence ATGGATCTCGCTTTCAGCAAGGAAGAAATCGCGTTTCGTGAGGAGGTGCGGGCCTTCTTCCGGGACAACGTGCCGCCGGAAACGCGGCGCAAGATGGTGGAGGGCCGCCACCTCTCCAAGGACGAGATGGTCGCCTGGTGGCGCATCCTGAACAAGAAGGGCTGGGGCTGCTCGCACTGGCCGAAGGAATATGGCGGCACAGGCTGGACCTCCGTGCAGCATTACATCTTCAACGAAGAGCTGCAGATGCACCCCGCGCCGGCGCCGCTCGCCTTCGGCGTCAGCATGGTCGGCCCGGTCATCTACACTTTTGGCAACGAGACGCAGAAGAAGCAGTATTTACCGCGCATCGCCAATGTCGACGACTGGTGGTGCCAGGGCTTTTCGGAGCCCGGCTCCGGCTCAGATCTTGCGTCGCTGAAAACCAAGGCCGAGCGCAAGGGCGACAAGTACATCATCAACGGCCAGAAGACCTGGACCACGCTGGCCCAGCACGCCGACATGATCTTCTGCCTGTGCCGCACCGACACCAATGCGAAGAAGCAGATGGGCATCTCCTTCATCGTGTTCGACATGAAGTCGAAGGGCGTCACCGTGCGCCCGATCGAGACCATCGACGGCGGCCGTGAGGTCAACGAAGTGTTCTTCGACGACGTCGAGGTGCCGGTCGAGAATCTGATCGGCGAGGAGAACAAGGGCTGGGACTACGCAAAATTCCTGCTCGGCAACGAGCGCACCGGCATCGCCCGCGTCGGCGTCTCCAAGGAGCGGCTGCGCCGCATCAAGGACCTCGCCTCCAAGGTCGAGCAGAACGGCAAGCCCGTGATCGAGGACCAGGGTTTCCGCGAAAAACTCGCCGCCTGCGAGATCGAGCTGAAGGCGCTCGAACTCACGCAGCTTCGCGTCGTCGCGGATGAAGGCAAGCACGGCAAGGGCAAGCCCAACCCGGCGTCTTCGGTGCTGAAGATCAAGGGTTCGGAAATCCAGCAGACCACCACCGAACTCCTGATGGAAGTGATCGGCCCGTTCGCAGCACCCTACGACGTGCATGGCGACGACGGCTCCAACGAGACCATGGACTGGACCGCCCAGATCGCGCCGAGCTACTTCAATAACCGCAAGGTCTCGATCTACGGCGGCTCCAACGAGATCCAGCGCAACATCATCACCAAGGCGGTGCTGGGGCTTTAA
- a CDS encoding ABC transporter ATP-binding protein yields the protein MTQAQLAQGNAPLLAVRDVSVVFGGIIALNGVSFNMHKGNILGLIGPNGAGKTTLFNCLSRLYQPSSGDILMEGVSILTRPPHRIAEIGIGRTFQNVALFPNLSVLDNVRVGTHARTSSDIISDSLKLAWVRRTEADVNKKVHEILDYLDLNDVAHTVVSGLPFGTQKRVELARALAADPKILLLDEPAGGLNHEEVHVLGDLIRRIRDERHMTVLLVEHHMGLVMSIADHVVALNFGRKLAEGTPAQVQADPDVIKAYLGSKDQ from the coding sequence ATGACGCAGGCCCAGCTCGCGCAGGGAAATGCTCCCCTGCTCGCGGTTCGCGACGTCAGCGTCGTGTTCGGCGGCATCATCGCGTTGAACGGCGTGTCGTTTAACATGCACAAGGGAAACATCCTTGGACTGATCGGTCCGAACGGCGCCGGCAAGACGACGTTGTTCAACTGTCTCTCCCGACTCTATCAGCCGAGCTCCGGCGATATTCTGATGGAGGGCGTGAGCATTTTGACGCGTCCGCCGCACCGGATCGCCGAAATCGGCATCGGCCGCACCTTCCAGAACGTCGCGCTGTTTCCCAATCTGTCGGTGCTCGACAACGTTCGCGTCGGCACCCACGCGCGCACCTCGAGCGACATCATCTCGGACTCGCTCAAGCTCGCCTGGGTTCGCCGCACCGAAGCCGACGTCAACAAGAAGGTCCATGAGATCCTCGATTATCTGGATCTCAATGACGTCGCCCACACGGTGGTCTCCGGCCTGCCCTTCGGCACCCAGAAGCGCGTCGAACTCGCGCGCGCACTCGCCGCCGATCCGAAGATCCTGCTGCTCGACGAGCCCGCCGGCGGCCTCAACCACGAAGAAGTCCATGTGCTCGGCGATCTGATCCGCCGCATTCGCGACGAGCGCCACATGACCGTGCTGCTCGTCGAACATCACATGGGTCTGGTGATGTCGATCGCCGACCACGTCGTCGCACTCAACTTCGGCCGCAAGCTCGCCGAAGGAACACCGGCCCAGGTCCAGGCCGACCCGGATGTCATCAAAGCCTATCTGGGGAGCAAGGACCAATGA
- a CDS encoding 3-hydroxyacyl-CoA dehydrogenase NAD-binding domain-containing protein: MSEVVKLERQDVIAIVTVNSPPVNALSAAVRGGIFECMKSAIADAEVKAIVLTCGGRTFIAGADITEFGKPPKPPGLAEVLVLMENSPKPIIAAIHGTALGGGLEVALACHYRVATKEAKLGLPEVKLGLLPGAGGTQRLPRAVGPELAVKMIVSGDPIGAADALKNGLIEEIVEGPAVGGEAFARKVLAEKRPLRKLRDDDSKLAAAKADISIFTNAVAVLTKKARGLEAPFAAADAVRAAIELPFDEGLKKEREGFLKLVASDQSKAQRYAFFSEREAAKIAGVPEGTKARPVERVAIIGAGTMGGGIAMSFANAGIPVTLIETGEEQLKRGLGVMQKNYEATAARGGIPADAPAKRMGLITGVVGLENVKDADLVIEAVFETMAVKKEVFEALDKHAKPGAVLASNTSYLNIDEIAKVTKRPQDVLGMHFFSPANVMKLCEIVRAEKTAPDALTTAVSIARKIAKVPAVVGVCDGFVGNRMLAQRGKQSEKLLFEGALPQQVDAVVTKFGMPMGPFAMSDLAGLDIGWRSRKDRGIKSEIADALCEAGRFGQKTGKGYYKYEAGSRAALPDPEVEKLIDETLQRLGRKKRVVSDDEILERMMYPMINEGARILEENIAARPSDIDVIWLYGYGWPIYRGGPMFYADQVGLKHIADRLSYYAKETNDPSLEPAPLLKRLAAEGKTFASLAAQSKAA, translated from the coding sequence GTGAGCGAAGTGGTAAAACTCGAGCGTCAAGACGTCATCGCCATCGTCACGGTCAACAGTCCTCCCGTCAACGCGCTGAGCGCCGCGGTGCGCGGCGGTATTTTCGAGTGCATGAAAAGCGCGATCGCCGATGCCGAAGTGAAGGCCATCGTGCTGACCTGCGGCGGCCGCACCTTCATCGCCGGCGCCGACATCACCGAATTCGGCAAGCCGCCGAAGCCGCCCGGCCTCGCCGAAGTGCTTGTCCTGATGGAGAACTCGCCGAAGCCGATCATTGCCGCCATCCACGGCACCGCGCTCGGCGGCGGCCTCGAAGTCGCTCTGGCATGCCACTATCGCGTCGCGACCAAGGAAGCGAAGCTTGGCCTGCCGGAAGTGAAGCTCGGCCTTCTGCCGGGTGCCGGCGGTACCCAGCGGCTCCCGCGCGCGGTCGGCCCGGAACTCGCGGTCAAGATGATTGTCAGCGGCGATCCGATCGGCGCGGCGGACGCGCTCAAGAACGGCCTGATCGAGGAAATCGTCGAAGGCCCGGCCGTCGGCGGCGAGGCCTTTGCCCGCAAGGTGCTGGCGGAGAAGCGTCCCTTGCGCAAGCTGCGCGACGACGACTCCAAGCTCGCAGCGGCCAAGGCCGACATTTCGATCTTCACCAATGCGGTCGCAGTCCTGACCAAGAAGGCGCGCGGGCTCGAAGCGCCGTTCGCGGCCGCAGATGCCGTCCGCGCCGCGATCGAGCTGCCGTTCGACGAAGGATTGAAGAAGGAGCGCGAAGGTTTTCTCAAGCTCGTCGCCAGCGACCAGTCGAAGGCGCAGCGCTATGCGTTCTTCTCCGAGCGTGAAGCCGCCAAGATCGCCGGAGTTCCTGAAGGAACGAAGGCGCGTCCCGTCGAGCGCGTCGCCATCATCGGCGCCGGCACCATGGGCGGCGGTATCGCGATGTCGTTCGCCAATGCCGGTATCCCGGTGACGCTGATCGAGACCGGCGAAGAGCAGCTCAAGCGCGGCCTGGGCGTGATGCAGAAGAACTACGAGGCAACCGCCGCGCGCGGCGGCATCCCCGCCGATGCTCCGGCCAAGCGCATGGGCCTGATCACGGGCGTTGTCGGCCTCGAGAACGTCAAGGACGCTGACCTGGTGATCGAAGCCGTGTTCGAGACCATGGCGGTCAAGAAGGAAGTGTTCGAGGCGCTCGACAAGCACGCCAAGCCGGGCGCGGTGCTGGCTTCCAACACCTCGTACCTCAACATCGACGAAATCGCGAAGGTTACAAAACGTCCGCAGGACGTGCTCGGCATGCACTTCTTCTCGCCGGCCAACGTGATGAAGCTGTGCGAAATCGTGCGCGCGGAGAAGACCGCGCCGGACGCGCTGACGACCGCCGTCTCCATCGCGCGCAAGATCGCAAAGGTGCCGGCCGTGGTCGGCGTCTGCGACGGTTTTGTCGGCAACCGCATGCTGGCCCAGCGCGGCAAGCAGTCGGAAAAGTTGCTGTTCGAAGGCGCGTTGCCGCAGCAGGTCGATGCGGTCGTGACGAAGTTCGGCATGCCGATGGGCCCGTTCGCGATGAGCGATCTCGCAGGCCTCGATATCGGCTGGCGTTCGCGCAAGGACCGCGGCATCAAGTCGGAAATAGCCGACGCGCTGTGCGAGGCCGGGCGCTTCGGCCAGAAGACCGGCAAGGGCTATTACAAGTATGAAGCCGGGTCGCGCGCGGCGTTGCCGGATCCGGAAGTCGAAAAGCTGATCGACGAGACCCTGCAGCGCCTCGGCCGCAAGAAGCGCGTCGTCAGCGACGACGAAATTCTGGAGCGCATGATGTACCCGATGATCAACGAGGGTGCGCGCATCCTCGAAGAGAACATCGCGGCGCGGCCGAGCGACATCGACGTGATCTGGCTCTACGGTTATGGCTGGCCGATCTATCGCGGCGGCCCGATGTTCTACGCCGACCAGGTCGGCCTCAAGCACATCGCCGATCGTCTCTCCTATTACGCCAAGGAGACCAACGATCCCTCGCTCGAACCGGCGCCGCTGCTCAAGCGTCTGGCCGCGGAGGGCAAGACCTTTGCGTCGCTGGCCGCGCAGTCGAAAGCGGCTTGA
- a CDS encoding IS4 family transposase: protein MVAGKDVCLRRLSKGNRAREVRFNRLLGNAKVTTERIIESWSEGTVAAAEGRHVLAIQDTSEINFTTTAERRRGLGETAKGNVHGLLLHPMLAVDADNGTCLGLLSGQIWTRKGRRTVSHDRRELSDKESQRWIATALAAKPLLAGAAMVTALGDRESDIFALYASAAEQHFHVIARSMHDRKLADDSGLYASSEAMAAVDQRTIVLPARAQRAERVVPLELRFGAVNLARPQSKFLRHLPESLPLTLVDVREVDPQAGTEPLHWRLLTTHSVTNAEQAWRIVDWYKQRWLIEQFFRVLKTQGFKLEDSQLSTADRLLKLVAIAAKAAVITIQLLQARDGRGQQPIYLAFKANEVAALTASIKISKPKANGSTIRIRPTALPGLPGSSAVSAAGTAIPRPSRPVQSP, encoded by the coding sequence ATGGTCGCGGGCAAAGATGTCTGCCTGCGCCGGCTTTCGAAAGGCAACCGCGCCCGGGAGGTTCGGTTCAACCGGCTTCTCGGCAATGCCAAGGTGACGACAGAGCGCATCATCGAAAGCTGGAGCGAGGGCACGGTTGCCGCGGCAGAGGGCCGCCACGTGCTGGCGATCCAGGACACCAGTGAGATCAACTTCACCACCACGGCAGAGCGCCGACGCGGGCTCGGAGAGACCGCCAAGGGCAATGTCCACGGGTTGCTGCTGCACCCGATGCTGGCGGTAGACGCCGACAACGGCACCTGCCTCGGTCTGTTGAGCGGTCAGATATGGACGCGCAAGGGCCGCCGTACCGTCTCGCACGACCGGCGCGAGCTGTCGGACAAGGAATCGCAGCGCTGGATCGCCACGGCGCTGGCGGCCAAGCCGCTGCTGGCTGGGGCCGCCATGGTGACCGCGCTCGGTGACCGCGAGAGCGACATCTTCGCGCTTTATGCCAGCGCCGCCGAGCAGCACTTCCACGTGATCGCCCGCAGCATGCATGATCGCAAGCTGGCGGACGATAGCGGCCTGTACGCGAGCAGTGAGGCCATGGCGGCCGTGGACCAGCGCACCATCGTGCTGCCTGCGCGGGCACAGCGGGCCGAGCGGGTCGTGCCTCTCGAACTGCGCTTCGGCGCGGTGAACCTGGCCCGGCCACAAAGCAAGTTCCTGCGCCATCTGCCAGAAAGCCTGCCGCTGACCCTGGTCGATGTGCGTGAGGTTGATCCTCAAGCCGGTACCGAGCCGCTGCACTGGCGGCTTCTCACCACCCATTCGGTGACGAATGCAGAACAGGCCTGGCGTATCGTCGATTGGTACAAGCAGCGCTGGCTGATCGAGCAGTTCTTCCGCGTCCTCAAGACCCAAGGCTTCAAGCTCGAAGACAGCCAGCTCTCCACCGCCGATCGGCTCCTCAAGCTGGTCGCCATCGCGGCCAAAGCCGCGGTCATTACCATCCAACTCTTGCAGGCGCGCGATGGCCGCGGCCAACAGCCGATCTATCTCGCCTTCAAAGCGAACGAGGTCGCGGCGCTCACTGCCTCAATCAAGATATCGAAGCCAAAAGCAAACGGCTCAACAATCCGTATCCGCCCGACAGCCTTGCCTGGGCTGCCTGGATCATCGGCCGTCTCGGCGGCTGGGACGGCTATCCCTCGTCCAAGCCGCCCGGTCCAATCACCATGA
- a CDS encoding IclR family transcriptional regulator, which yields MKRPGKKVATDRSFVVALSRGLDVLRAFHPNDGLLGNQELAARTNLPKPTISRLTYTLTKLGYLTPVPRFEKYQLAPSAMALGYAALANLGVRHLSEPYREELMRETGGAVAVGGRDRHSMIYFGQSRTGLLGVQLDVGSRVPIATTAMGRAYIWALPEDERATLLRELRDHYGSRWSRMRDGIERAGEMVVRHGFTISAGEWQEDVHAVGVALKLNDGTGPYAFNCGAPAFRFTEDRLINDIGPRLVTMVRNIEAALGGAAPQSKKAENKKLKAGGKVARVSEGIR from the coding sequence ATGAAGCGTCCAGGGAAAAAGGTGGCGACCGATCGCAGCTTCGTCGTCGCGCTTTCCCGCGGACTTGATGTGTTGCGCGCATTTCATCCCAACGACGGACTGCTCGGCAATCAAGAACTCGCCGCCCGTACCAATTTGCCGAAGCCAACCATTTCCCGGCTGACCTACACCCTGACCAAGCTGGGTTATCTTACACCCGTTCCGCGCTTCGAGAAGTATCAGCTCGCGCCATCAGCCATGGCGCTGGGGTATGCCGCCCTTGCCAATCTCGGCGTTCGGCATTTGTCCGAACCCTATCGTGAAGAACTGATGCGCGAGACCGGCGGCGCCGTCGCCGTCGGCGGACGCGACCGTCACAGCATGATCTATTTCGGGCAGAGCCGTACCGGGCTACTTGGTGTGCAGCTCGACGTCGGTTCGCGCGTACCGATCGCGACGACCGCGATGGGGCGCGCCTATATCTGGGCGCTGCCCGAGGATGAGCGCGCCACCTTGTTGCGCGAACTGCGCGATCATTACGGTAGCCGCTGGTCGCGGATGCGCGACGGTATCGAACGCGCGGGTGAAATGGTTGTGCGTCACGGATTCACGATCTCCGCAGGTGAATGGCAAGAGGACGTGCACGCAGTAGGGGTGGCGTTGAAGCTCAACGACGGAACCGGACCGTATGCCTTTAATTGTGGCGCGCCTGCTTTCCGCTTCACGGAAGATCGCTTGATCAACGATATTGGACCTCGCCTTGTCACGATGGTAAGGAACATTGAGGCAGCGCTGGGCGGCGCAGCACCGCAATCAAAAAAAGCAGAAAACAAGAAGTTGAAAGCAGGAGGAAAAGTTGCACGTGTGTCCGAGGGGATCAGATAG
- the pimD gene encoding pimeloyl-CoA dehydrogenase small subunit, producing the protein MDFDLSEEQRLLKESIDGLLTDSYDFDARKKYQKEKGGWSKAVWGKLAEQGLLGLPFAEADGGFGAGAVETMIVMEALGKALVLEPYLATVVIGGGFLRHGGSAEQKAAHIPGIIDGSKTFAFAQLEKNSRYDLGDVATTAKKKGSGWVIDGEKFVVLNGENADTLIVTARTKGGQRDKTGIGVFLVPANAKGVTRKGYPTQDGLHAADITFTGVEVGADAAIGDPENGLALIERVVDEARTAMCAEAVGAMDESLKSTVEYLKTRKQFGVPIGSFQTLQHRAADMFVALEQARSMSMFATMAADFDSAKERATAVAAAKVQIGKSGKFIGQQSIQLHGGIGMTQEAKIGHYFKRLTMIENTFGDTDYHLRRVTDAGGLV; encoded by the coding sequence ATGGATTTTGATTTGTCCGAGGAGCAGCGCCTTCTCAAGGAAAGCATCGACGGTCTGTTGACCGACTCCTACGATTTCGATGCGCGCAAGAAGTACCAGAAAGAGAAGGGCGGCTGGAGCAAGGCCGTCTGGGGCAAGCTCGCCGAGCAGGGCTTGCTGGGCCTGCCGTTCGCCGAGGCCGATGGCGGCTTTGGCGCCGGCGCGGTCGAGACCATGATCGTGATGGAGGCGCTCGGCAAGGCGCTGGTGCTGGAGCCGTATCTCGCCACCGTCGTGATCGGCGGCGGCTTCCTGCGCCACGGCGGCTCGGCCGAGCAGAAGGCCGCGCACATCCCCGGCATCATCGACGGCAGCAAGACCTTTGCGTTCGCGCAGCTCGAGAAGAACTCGCGCTACGACCTCGGCGATGTCGCGACCACCGCCAAGAAGAAGGGTTCGGGATGGGTCATCGACGGCGAAAAGTTCGTCGTCCTCAATGGCGAGAACGCCGACACCCTGATCGTGACCGCGCGGACCAAGGGTGGCCAGCGCGACAAGACCGGCATCGGCGTATTCCTGGTCCCGGCGAACGCCAAGGGCGTTACCCGCAAGGGCTATCCGACCCAGGACGGCCTGCATGCGGCTGACATCACCTTCACCGGCGTCGAAGTCGGCGCAGATGCCGCGATCGGCGATCCCGAGAACGGCCTCGCCCTGATCGAGCGCGTGGTGGACGAAGCCCGCACCGCGATGTGCGCGGAAGCCGTCGGCGCGATGGATGAATCGCTGAAGAGCACGGTCGAATATCTCAAGACCCGCAAACAGTTCGGCGTGCCGATCGGCAGCTTCCAGACGCTGCAGCACCGCGCCGCCGACATGTTCGTGGCGCTCGAACAGGCCCGCAGCATGTCGATGTTCGCGACCATGGCGGCCGATTTCGACAGCGCCAAGGAGCGCGCGACCGCGGTCGCCGCCGCCAAGGTGCAGATCGGCAAGTCCGGCAAGTTCATCGGCCAGCAGTCGATCCAGCTTCACGGCGGCATCGGCATGACCCAGGAAGCCAAGATCGGCCACTACTTCAAGCGGCTGACCATGATCGAAAACACCTTTGGCGACACCGACTACCACCTCCGCCGCGTCACGGACGCGGGCGGGCTGGTGTAG
- the pimA gene encoding dicarboxylate--CoA ligase PimA, with translation MGHPGEQFYPEGVRWDDPIARGTLPDLLSAAVAEFGSRPAIEFRDRPISFTELEALVETAASAFLRAGYGRNSSIALFLGNTPDHPVNFFGGLKAGARIVHLSPLDGEIALSHKLTDSGARVLVTSSLSALLPTALKLLDKGLLDRLIVCEDDHWGRIGAPQTGLPENPAVITYRQFIDGAAKPEQWPAISPDDVALLQYTGGTTGLPKGAMLSHGNLTSAVSIFDAWGKPGRAERNAIERVICVLPLFHIYSLTVVLLSSILRGNLISMHQRFDVEAVMRDIEVKRATVFPGVPTMWIAIAALPDLDKRDLSSLVIAGSGGAPLPVEVARILERRVGMKLKSGWGMTETGSPGTAHPKEGPDKPGSIGLMLPGIEVDVVSLEDPTKLMPVGETGELRVRGPNVTKGYLNRPQETAKAFVGDRFLTGDIGYMDADGYFYLVDRKTDMIISGGFNVYPQMIEQAIYTHPAVQEVIVIGIPDDYRGEAAKAFIKLRGGAKPFTLDELRAFLTGKIGRHELPAALDFVDELPRTAVGKLSRHELRMQQSSQAASVKQQQVATGGRS, from the coding sequence ATGGGACACCCCGGAGAGCAGTTCTATCCGGAAGGCGTTCGCTGGGACGATCCGATCGCACGCGGCACGCTGCCCGACCTGTTGTCGGCAGCGGTCGCCGAATTCGGATCGCGCCCCGCCATCGAATTTCGCGACCGGCCGATCAGTTTCACCGAGCTTGAAGCACTGGTGGAGACCGCAGCCAGCGCCTTCCTTCGCGCCGGCTACGGCAGGAACAGCTCGATCGCGCTGTTCCTCGGCAATACGCCCGACCATCCCGTCAATTTCTTCGGCGGTCTGAAAGCGGGCGCCCGAATCGTGCATCTGTCGCCGCTGGACGGCGAGATCGCGCTGTCGCACAAGCTCACGGACTCCGGTGCGCGCGTGCTGGTCACCAGCAGTCTCTCGGCGCTGTTGCCGACCGCGCTGAAATTGCTGGACAAGGGTTTGCTCGATCGCTTGATCGTCTGCGAGGACGATCATTGGGGCAGGATCGGAGCGCCGCAGACGGGGCTGCCGGAAAACCCTGCGGTCATCACTTATAGACAATTCATCGACGGCGCGGCGAAGCCAGAGCAATGGCCTGCGATTTCGCCCGATGACGTCGCGCTGCTGCAATATACCGGCGGCACTACAGGGCTTCCAAAAGGCGCGATGCTGAGCCATGGCAATCTGACGTCCGCGGTGTCGATCTTCGACGCCTGGGGCAAGCCGGGGCGTGCCGAGCGCAATGCGATCGAGCGCGTGATCTGCGTGTTGCCGCTGTTCCACATCTATTCGCTGACGGTGGTGCTGCTGTCGTCGATCCTGCGCGGCAATCTTATTTCGATGCACCAGCGTTTTGACGTCGAGGCTGTGATGCGCGACATCGAAGTGAAGCGCGCGACGGTGTTTCCCGGCGTGCCGACGATGTGGATCGCGATCGCCGCCTTGCCGGATCTGGACAAGCGCGATTTGTCGTCGCTGGTCATCGCTGGCTCGGGCGGTGCGCCGCTGCCGGTGGAAGTGGCGCGGATCCTGGAGCGCAGGGTCGGCATGAAGCTGAAGAGCGGCTGGGGTATGACAGAAACCGGCTCCCCCGGCACCGCCCACCCCAAGGAAGGTCCGGACAAGCCAGGCTCGATCGGCCTGATGCTCCCCGGCATCGAAGTGGACGTGGTATCGCTGGAAGACCCGACGAAGCTGATGCCGGTGGGCGAAACCGGCGAACTCCGCGTCCGCGGCCCGAACGTCACCAAAGGCTACCTGAACCGGCCGCAGGAAACCGCGAAGGCCTTTGTCGGCGATCGCTTCCTCACCGGCGACATCGGCTACATGGATGCCGACGGCTATTTCTACCTGGTCGACCGCAAGACGGACATGATCATTTCCGGTGGCTTCAACGTCTATCCGCAGATGATCGAGCAGGCGATCTACACCCATCCCGCCGTGCAGGAAGTGATCGTGATCGGGATTCCCGACGACTACCGCGGCGAGGCTGCGAAGGCCTTCATCAAGCTGCGCGGCGGCGCCAAGCCGTTCACGCTGGACGAATTGCGTGCGTTCCTGACAGGCAAGATCGGCAGGCACGAACTGCCGGCTGCGCTCGATTTCGTCGACGAGCTGCCGCGCACGGCGGTCGGCAAATTGTCGCGTCACGAACTGCGGATGCAGCAGTCGTCGCAGGCCGCATCAGTTAAACAGCAACAAGTCGCAACAGGAGGCCGTTCTTAG